The Oceanidesulfovibrio indonesiensis DNA segment AGCCGGACATCGCCACCACCGTGACGCCGGATTTCTCCAGCACTTCCCGCGGCGTGGGGCCTATGGCCGCGCAGAGCAGCGCGCGGCAGTCCTTGAGCGAGGCGGCGAGCGCTTCCCAGCGTTTGGGGCCGCCGCCGATGTCCGGGGCGTCGCGCTCCTCGATCATCTCGAAGGTCCCGTCCTTTTCCGTCCATATCTGGAGCACGGGCGCCTCGCCCAGGTGCTGGTTCACGAGCAGGCCTTCATGGCTGGTTACGGCCACATGCGGCCGGGCCTCGAAGCGGGGTATCTCCATGGTCGAACACTCCTTGAGGCAGCTTGAGAGTTCGCCGGAACGGTCTTCGTCCAACAGACCCACGGCGTCCGCCCGGCAACGCCGGCAGTGACGCATGAGCGGCAGGTGCTGCTCCGCGGCGGCGCGGGCCTTGCGCAGCATCTCGCCCCCGGGCTCCTCCAGATCGCCGAAGGGCGTGCCTTCCACGGGCTTCACGGGCAGCACGTTGAGTATGTCCACACCGAGCTCCTTCATGGTCACGGCGATGTCCTCCACGTGCTCGTCGTTCACGCCGGGGATCAGGATGGTGTTGATCTTGACGATCATGCCCAGGCCCTTTGCCTTCTTGATGGCGCTGAGCTGGCGGGAAAGCAGCAGTTCCGCACCCTCGCGGCCCTGGTAGACGACCTTGCCGTCGCGCACCCAGCCGTAGATCTTCGCGCCGATGGCCGGGTCCACCGCGTTGACCGTCACGGTGATATGGCTCACGCCGGCGGCCGCGAGCTCGTCCAGCTTTTCTTCCAGGGCCAGGCCGTTGGAGGAGAGACAGAACAAGAGGTCCGGGTGCTTCTCATGCAGCCGGCGGATGGTCTCCAGCGTTTCGTTCTGGTTGGCCATGGGGTCTCCCGGGCCGGCGATGCCCACCACGGAGATGCGCGGCTCCTTTTCGAGCACGCGGTCCATGTAGCGCGCGGCCTGGGCCGGGGCGAGAATTGCCGAGGTCACACCGGGCCGGCTCTCGTTCACGCAGTCGTAGCGGCGGTTGCAGAAGTTGCACTTGATATTGCAGCGCGGCGCCACCGGCAGGTGCACCCGGCCGTAGCTGCCCTTGGCGTCTTTGTTGAAACAGGGATGGCGTTCGGAGTTCGGGAGTGTGGTTCTCATGGCGGTCATATCCTTTGCGCCGCTTGGGCGCGGACTCGCAGACTGGTGAAAGCGAAGTATTCCAGCAGACTGTGCAGGATGCTAGATGTAACCCCAGCCAAGTGGCGAATCGGCCTGCTTCTTTTCAATGACTGCGTTCACAAGCCGGTCGAAGAGGGCGAGGGTTCCCTTGTAGCCAAGGTGCATGGTCCGCTGAGCGCCGAAGCGGTCATGGACGGGAAAACCCACCCGCACCAAAGGCACGCTCCAGTCGCGCGCCATGCGGTAGCCCTTGGAGTTTCCTATGACGAGGTCCGGCGCGAGTCGCTCGGCCTCGTTTCTTATCTCGTAGAAGTCCACGCCGGGCATGACCTTGGGCGGCTCGCGCAGAATGCCGTCTGTTGCTTCCTCGATGGCCGCGGGCAGACGGCCGGAATTGCCGCCGGAGGCCACGAGCACTGGCTGGATGCCGATCTCCGTGAGCATGGCGACTAGGCCGGCCACGAGGTCTTCCTCGCCATAGACCACGGCGCGTTTGCCGGAGATGTACTTGTGGCCGTCCACCATGGCGTCCAGCAGCCGGCCGCGTTCCTTGACGTGGCGGGTCGGGGTCTCCCGGCCGCTTATCGCGTCCAGAGCGGCGAAGAAGGCGTCCGAGTTGCGCAGGCCGATGGGCATGGGCAGTCGATGGAGGTTTACGCCGTGGTTTTCCTGCAGGGCCGTGCCGCCGGTCTTTTCCGCACCGGCCAGCACCGCGCCCAGTTCCACCGTGGCGCGCGCGCCGGACATGGCGCGGACGGCCTCCACGGGCGTGCCGCCGGAAGGGATTTTCTCGTAGTCTTCCAGGGCCGGACCATCGAGGGTGTCGGAGTAGTCCGGCAGCATGGTCACGGCCAGACCGTAGTCATCAAAGATGTCGCGCAGGTGGCGCAGATCCTCGGGCGAGACGAAACCAGGGAGCAGATTCACGCCTTTGTGGCGCTCAACGGCCGGGTCCGGCAGTTGTTCGCAGACCGCGCGCACCGCGGCGTGGAAGCCTTCCATGTGCGAGCCCTGGTAGGAGGGCGTGGCGACCCACACGAGGGTGGGCAGGTCCAGGTCGCCGAACTCCTTCCGGAACTCGTGCAGGATCATGGGTACGTCGTCGCCGATGGTCTCGGTGAGGCAGGTAGTGGCCACGCCGATGACCTCGGCCCCGTACTTCTTCATCACGTTGATGAGGCCAAGCTTGAGATTGGGGCCGCCGCCGTAGATGGCGTGCTTTTCACCGAGGGCGGAGGAGGCGATGTCCACAGGCTCGCGGTAGTGGCTGATGAGGTAGCGCCGCATGTAGGTGGCGCAGCCCTGGGAGCCGTGCAGGAAAGGCACGGCGCCTTCGATGCCGCGAAAGACCACGGACGCGCCCAGCGGGGAGCAGGCCTTGCAGGCGTTGGTGGTGGAGACGTAGTCCACCTTCTCGGGCTTGATTCTTTCGATGGTTTCGACGGTCATATCGCGCCCTCCTTCATGCATTCTTCAGGCGCACCCAGGCTGCATGCGGAGTCTATATTGTTGGACTCAAGAGAGGCTTTCTTTCCTGCCGTGCGGCGGGGCACGAATCGCCATACCGGGCTCATCACTGTGCGGTGGACTTCCTCGGCGAAGTTGACCATGCCGACGAAACCTTCCAGGCACTCCTTGCGCTCGTGGTTGTGGTCGCAGAAGCCCACGCCGAGTTTGTAGGCGATGGGCCGCTCCTTGACGCCGCCCACGAAGATGTCCACGTCTTTCTCTTTGATAAATGCCTGGAGTTCCAGCGGGTTGGAGTCGTCCACGATGATGGTGCCAGGATCGGTGATGGCCTCAAGCTCGGCATAGTCCTCCCTGGTGCCGGTCTGGGAGCCGACAATGGCGGTCTGCATGCCGAGGTGTCTAAAAGTCTTGACAAGAGAGAACGCCTTGAACGCGCCGCCCACATAGATCGCGGCCTTCTTGCCTTCCAGGTCTTTGCGCAACTCTTTGATGCGCGGCATGATCGCCCTGATCTCTTCGGACACTACCTTCTTGGTGCGCTCCATGATTCCGGGGTCCTTTTCCGCAAAGAACCGCGCGACGTCGTAGAGCGCCTCGGACATGTCCTCGATGCCGAAATAGGAAACGCGGATGTAGGGGATGCCGTACTCCTCCTCCATCATCCTGGCGAAGGGCAGCGTGGCGCCGGAACACTGGACCACATTGAGCGCAGCGCCGTGGGAGCGTCGGATGTCCCCCACCCGGCCGTCGCCCGTGACGTTGGCCACGGTCTGCACGCCCATGCGCTCGAAGTAGTCGCGGATCACCCAAATCTCTCCGGCCAGGTTGAAGTCGCCGAGCAGGTTGATGGACAGGGGCGAGATGTCGTCGATGGGCGCAGTGCCGGCCAGACGGATCATAGCCTTGCACGCGGCGTCGTAACCCTCGCGCTTGTTGCCCTTGAAGCCCTCGGACTGGACCGGGATGACGGGGACGCCCTTCTCCTTTTCCACGCGCCTGCAGACGGCCTCCATGTCGTCGCCGATGATGCCGACTATACAGGTTGAATAGACGAATGCGGCTTTAGGCTCGTGCCGGTCGATGAGCTCGCAGAGCGCGCGGTACAGCTTCTGCTCGCCGCCGAAGACCACGTCGTTCTCCCTGAGGTCCGTGGAAAAGGACAGGCGGTGCAGCTCCGGTCCGGAAGAGACTGCGCCGCGGATGTCCCACGTGTAGGCGGCGCAGCCGATGGGGCCGTGCACCAGGTGCAGGGCGTCGGCTATGGGATAGAGCACGACCCGGGAACCGCAGAACACGCAGGCGCGCTGGCTCACGGCGCCGGCCAGGCTGTCGCGGTTGCAGGCCATGTCGAACGGCTCGGCCCCGCCCTTCACATGTATCTGGTTCTTCCGGTCTTCAAAAATTGGCTGCGTCATTACGTCTTCCTTGGGCTATTCCAGCAGATTTTTTAAACAATTGGCTCGTAACGTCCTCAATCCTTTTCTCGGTTGCCGAGGGGCTTTCCGCCAGGGAGCATTGCCCCCTGGACCCAGGTCAGGGGTCCAGGGGATCACCGATCCCCTGGCCGCCGGGGGCTTTTTCTTTGTTGTCGTCGTAATGTCGTTAGTCCAATGCGTATTCTTCAGCCACGCCGCCCTCTTCCAGGGCGTCCAGAATAGCGTCCACGGCTTCCTCGCTGTCCACGTTGCCGTACCAGAGATTGTTCGGGTGGATGACGATCACGGGGCCGTCGTCGCATTGCTTGAGACAACCGGTCGTGGTGAGCAGGGCGTCTAAACCGCGATCCAGAACCTCTTCCTCGATATACTGAGCGAGGCCGTCGGTCTTCTTGTGGCAGACGCCCTTGGGTTCACCCTTGGCGCGGAATGATTGACACATGAGAATGTGATACGTGGGCTTGGCCATTGATCTGTTCCTCCTTCGCCATCTCAAGGCGAATGGTGGTTATTGTCTTCCTTTGCCCCGGCCTTTCGGCTTGATGCCGAAAGCGTGGAGCACTGCCCCTTGCAGTGGGGCGTCGTTGTAGACGCGTACGTCGATGCCGTATTCGGCAAGAATGGTGCGCGGATTATCCCCGGCGCCGGCGGCAATGAGTACCTTGACGTCCGGAAGCACCTCGGCGAGGGCTTTCCAGCGATCGCTGCCGCCCCCACGGGGGGGAGTCAGGCGCGCCTCGCGCAAGGTGACGAGGCCGTTGTCGTTGCCATAGACAAGGAGCTTTTCGGCATGGCCAAGGTGGACGTCCACAGCCTCGCCGTCGGACGTTGCCACGGCCACATATGGCCGGTTGCGATCCGGCATGGGGCGGTCCGTCACGACGTCCGCTTCTGTCGCGAGCTTGATTCGCCGCAGCAGGATTGCAGCTTCCTCCTCGCCGAGCAGTGATGCGCCATCGCCTCCCATGTCGCCGAGTTGAGCATCCGGCACGACGGTGCGGACAGCGCTGAGCGCTTCGTCCATATCGGCTTGCGTTGCGGGCCGGGCCTTGCCCAGGCCGGACTTCTCCCGCGGCTCGAAGGGCACGAGTTCGATACGATCCACGCCCCAGTTCTTCAGTCTCTCAGCGATTTCAGCCACGTTGGCCTTGTTGACTTCCGGAGCCACCGGCACGACGGCGGTCACGCGCAGGCCGTGGTGTTTGGCTTCGGCAACGCCCTTTTCCTGCTGGGATACGAAAACTTGCATGGCCTCTTCCCCACGCAGGGAGCGCTTGCCAGTGCGTATGAATGCCACGAAGCTGCCGAGCCGAAGCGGATCGGTATCGGCCACGGCCAGCCTGACTTCCTTGACTCCGGCTTCGGCCAGATCCCGGGCGTATCCGGGCAGGGCCAGACCATTGGTCGCCACGCTGATGCGCACATCCGGATGGCGCTCGGCCACGAGCTGCGCCGTCGCGAGTGCCTCATCGGGGCGGGCCAGCGGCTCCCCGGGACCGGACAGGCAGACTTCCACGGATACCTCGACCTTCTGCAGAATCGCATCGAGGTAACCAGCCGCCTCCCTGGGCGTAAGCGTCTCGGAAGCGACGCCGTCGGGAGCGGTGAAGACGCAGTCCAGATTCCTGTCGCAGAAGCGGCACTGCACGTTGCAGAGCGCCGAGACGGGAAGCCTGATCCGGCTGAGGGTATGCGCGGTTGTGGACGTCACGATGTCTCCATGAAGTTGTTTCCCTGATTGGGCGCGCTGCCGGCGAGGCGACGAGTGCCGGCCGCGCGCCCTGCCCAAGGGAGTGTGTGAGAGTCCCGGTGCTAGTAGACCAGCTCGAAGCTCTCCACAGGGTTGTCGCGATCCAGACGAGAGAGGAGCGCGTCAACAATCTTCTCGAGAAGCCGCATGGCTCCGCGATACCCGACAGTCGGGAAGTACTGGTGTCCCACACGATCGATGATCGGAAATCCGTGGCGGATGTGCGGGATGTCCTCGTCTTTGGCGATGTACTTGCAATACGTGTTGCCCATGATGAGATCGACGGGCTCGTTCTTGATCCACTGGTGGAGCAGGAACATGTCGCCGTGCTCTTTCATGTTGGGCGTGAACGGCGCGTCCTTGGTGATCTCCTCTATGCGCTTGTAGAACATCTTGCCTGGCGTACCGGTGACTATGTGCACGGGCTGCATGTCGATGGAGACCAGGAAATCGGTGAGCGCGATGAGCTGGTCCGGATCGCCGACCAGAGCCACCTTCTTGCCGTAGAAGTACTGGTGGTAGTCGGAGATGAGGTCCACGAGCTGACCGCGCTCGTGGAGGATGGACTCGGGCACGTTCACGCCGCCCAGGCGCCGCAGGGTGTCCACGAACAGGTCTGTGTTGTTCAGCCCGATGGGCAGCGGCAGGACGTTGCAGGGCACCTTGAACTCCGTGTCCAGGAACCGCGCGCCGTCCGCCGAAGCCCACTCGCCCAGGGCGAGGGTGCCGCGGCTGTTGGCGCTGTCCTTGAGCTCCGCAGGCGTCACGCCGCCTTCAGGGAACATTTTGTACTCGCCGGTCAGCGGACCGTTGAGCACGCCGGAGGTGTCCGGCATGACTATGGTCTTCACCTTCATCAGCTCGGCCAGACGCTTGATCTCCTCCATGTCCGAGGGCTCCACGAACCCGGGGATGATGTTGACCTTGCCGTTCTTGGTGCCGGAGGCTTCGGCAAAGTCCTTGATCATGCCGCGGACCATGTTCGCAAAACCCGTGACGTGGGAGCCGGCATAGGACGGCGTGGACGCGGAGACGACATACTTTTGGTCCGGGACCTTGCCTTCTTTCTTGGCCTTGTCCACGATCTGGGGCACGTCGTCGCCAATGGTCTCGGAGAGGCACGTGGTGTGCACGGCGATGACGTCCGGCTCGTAGACAGTGAATATGTTGTTGATGGCCTGCACCAGGTTGGCCTGGCCGCCGAAGACCGAGGAGCCCTCGGTGAACGAGCTGGTGGCTGCTGAAACGGGCTCTTTGTAGTGCCGGGTCAGCATGGACCTGTGGTAGGCGCAGCATCCCTGCGAGCCATGTGAATGGGGCAGGCAGCCGTGGATGCCGAGGGCCGCGTACATGGCGCCGATGGGCTGGCACGTCTTGGCCGGGTTGATGGAGAGCGCCTTGCGGTCCATAACCTCGGTAGGTGTATGGCGTAGAAGCTTACTCATTGCTTCGTTCCTTTGTGGCTTAGTTGTTCTCCCACACGAACGTGCCGGAGAGCTCGGGGTTCTTTTCCCAGGGGGCCTTCATGAAGCCCCAGACGCGGCTGTTTACCAGGCGGTCGATCTCTTTGTAGAAGTTCACCGCGCCTGAGAAGCCGGCGTAAGGGCCGCCGGAATCGTAGGAGTGCAGCTGCTTCATGGGGATGCCCATCTTCTGGATGCCGAACTTCTCCTTGATGCCGGCGCAGAAGATGTCGGGCTTGATCCGCTTGACCAGCTCGTCGGCCTCGTACTGATTGAGGTCGTCGATAACGAGGGTGTCCTCGGGCATGTCGGGCATGAGGCCTTCGTAGTCCTTGAACTCGAACCCTTCCGCTTCGAGCCTTTTCAGCTCGCCCTCGGACTTGCGCGGCTTGTAGCGCTCCGGACAGGCTTCCACTTCAAGCTCCTCGATGTTCCGGGAGTCGGCATCGACCTTGATGTCGCCGAGGACGCGACGGCCCTCGTAGTCATCGCGATGGGCGAACTCGTATCCGGCGGCGATGGTCTTCATGCCCATCTCCCTGAAAAGCTCCTGATAGTGGTGAGCGCGGGAGCCGCCCACGAAGAGCATGGCCGTCTTGCCTTCGGTGCGGGTTCTGATGTCCGCCAGAGCTTCCTCGATGGCGGGCATTTCCTCGGCGATGACCGCCTCGACCCGCTCGATGAGTTCCTTGTCCCCGAAATACTGGGCGATCTTGCGCAGACTCTTGATCGTGGCGTCCACGCCGATGAAGTTCACCTTGATCCACGGAATGCCGAACTTGGTCTCCATCATCTCGGCCACGTAGTTGATCGACCGGTGGCACATGATGCAGTTGAGGTCGGCGGCGTGCGCCCGGGCGAACTGATCGTACGTGGAGTTGCCCGAGAACGTGGCGTTGATGGTGATGCCGCAACGCTCCAGTATATCCTCGATGACGAATGCGTCACCGCCGATGTTGTACTCGCCGAGCATGTTGATGCGGTATTTGGACTCGGGCACATCATCCTCCAGACCGACCACGTGAGTGAAGATCTGGTTGTTGGCGATGTGGTGGCCGGCTGACTGGGAGACGCCTTTGTACCCTTCGCAGCTGAAGCCGAAGATGTTGATGTCCACGCCTTTCTCGTTCAGCTCCTTCTTGGCGTCGCGGGCCACGGAATGGATGTCGTCGCCGATGAGGCCCACGGGACAGGTGGCGAAGATCGCGATGGCCTTGGGCTTGAAGAGCTCATAAGCCTCCATGATGGCCGCCTTGAGCTTCTTTTCGCCGCCGAACACGATGTCGTTCTCGCTCATGTCCGTGGAGAAGGCGTAGGGCATGAAGTTCCAGTCGTCGTCGCCCTGGGGCGAGGTCTGGTTGCGGCGGGTGAGCCAGGAATAAAACCCGCAGCCGATGGGTCCGTGAGTGATGTTCACGATGTCGCGGGTGGGCCCCAGGATAACGCCTTTGCAACCTGCGTATGTGCAGCCGCGCATGGTGATGATGCCCGGGATCGTCCGCACGTTGGCCTGAATCTCCGGCGGGTTGCCGTCCGTGGCCTCGTTGACCATGAACTGCTTGGCCCGCTTTCTGGCGACCTTGGGCGGATACTTTTTGAGCAGTTCCTCCTTCAGGTCGTTCAAGTCCTTGTTGGTGATGTTCACCATCTTGTTCTTCGTAGCCATGGTGTGACCTTTTCTTTCCTTCGTCTTCAGTGCTCGCTATTCGATGGAGGCGTTGCCGGACTCACCAGTGCGGACGCGTACGGAATCCGCCACAGGCATGACGAAAATCTTGCCGTCGCCAGGTTTGCCCGTGATGTTCACCTTCATGATGGTCTTGACCACGGTGTCCACCTTCTCGTCCGGAACGACGATGGTGAGCACCCGCTTGGGATAAAGCCGGCCCTTATCGCCCAGCAGGGCGACTGCTTCCTCGTAGCCCTTCTCGGCGCCTTCGAGGATGTCCCGACTGACCAGCCCCTTGCCCCGGCCCGTGGCTTCACGCGCGAAGAACGCATCCACGCCGTTGTCCGAAAGGGCCTTCTTGGTCTGGTTCACCATGTTCATGCGAATGACTGCCATGATCTCCTTCATTGTCAGGAAACCTCCTCGACCTCTCCGGGAGCGGTCTCCTTGATGCCGGACGAGATGGTGTAGACCTCCTCCACCGGAGTGATGAAGATCTTGCCGTCGCCGAAGGCGCCCTTCTCGCCGGTGCGCGCGGCCTCCATGATGGTCTTCACCACGAAGTCCTTGTCGCTGTCCGGGATGACGCAGAGCAGCAACGTCTTGGGAATCTCGTCGTAGGTGATCTCGCCGATCTTGATGCCGCGCTGCTTGCCTCGGCCTGCAACCGAAAACTTGGTCACGGCGGGGAACCCCGCATCCATGAGCGCTGCCAAAACGTCGTTGTCCTTATCCGGCCGAACCACGGCCCTGACCATGCTGAACATGTGCTTTCTCCTTGAAATCCTGTGGTCTGCGGTTGGTCCGCGGTTGCTAGTTGGCGATGCCGTAGTCGATGAGCAGCTGTTCGAGCTCCTCGATGGCCAAAGGCGTGGGCACGATGAACATTTCGTTTTCGTCCACCTTCCTGGCAAGGGCGCGGTACTCGTCGGCCTGGGCATGCTCGGGCGAGAAGTCGATGACGGTTTTGCGGTTGATCTCCGCGCGCTGCACCTGATTCTCGCGGGGCACGAAGTGGATCATCTGGGTGCCCAGGCGCTTGGCCAGCTCCTCGATCATGGCCTGCTCGTTGTCCACGTTCCGGCTGTTGCAGATGAGGCCGCCCAAACGCACGCCGCCAGCGTCCGCGTACTTCACTATGCCCTTGCAGATGTTGTTGGCCGCATACATGGCCATCATCTCTCCGGATACGACGATGTATATCTCCTGGGCCTTGCCTTCGCGGATTGGCATGGCGAACCCGCCGCAGACAACGTCGCCAAGGACGTCGTAGAAGACATAGTCGAGCTCCTTGTCTTCCTTGTAGGCGCCGAGCTGTTCGAGCAGGTTGATGGAGGTGATGATGCCGCGGCCGGCGCAGCCCACTCCGGGCTCGGGTCCGCCGGACTCGGTGCACATGGTGCCGCCGTACCCTGGCAGCACGATATCTTCGAGCTCCACGTCCTCGCCCTCTTCGCGCAGAGTGTCGAGAACGGTCTGCTGGCTGAGGCCGTGCAGGAGCAACCGGGTGGAGTCGGCCTTTGGGTCGCAACCGACGACCATGACCTTCTTGCCCATCTCCGCGAGGCCGGCGACGGTATTCTGCGTGGTGGTGGACTTTCCGATGCCGCCTTTGCCGTAAATTGCGATCTTTCTCATGAGGCTTCCTCCCATGGGTTTGATGTCGCGTTTTTCTCCAGAAAAACCTGAGGGTGACTGGATAACGGCAAGGCGCGTGCCAAAATTGAAAACCACTCCCCAACCCACTGACACACAAAGAAAAAGCCCCGACAAGCATTGCTTGCCGAGGCTTTCAGGGTGAGGAGCGACCTACAAAAACGAAGGAAATGTGCTACAAAAGTGTGAGTTTTACATATTTAGAAACACCAGCGACTACTTTCCGCAGCGCCCTTCTCGCTCCTTGGCTTTGCACTCGTTGTCAAGGTCGCCTCTTGGCCGACCTGTCATCGTAACTTCTTCGTAATCCGATGTCGGCCATTCGAACAGTTCGTGCACCAGTGCCAGGCTCCACCGCTTTTCTTGCGTCTGTACGTGGGCATATCGCCTTCTTTTTCGAAGACCATACACCAGCAGAATCGCATATAAACACACCTATACAAGGACAGGTTGTGCCGTATTACCGCCCCCGGCGCTCGGCAACCATTCCTTCCAGGCCGAACTTCTTGATGCGGTAGCCCATCTGCCGCAGCGTTATGTTCAGTTCACGCGCGGCGCGGGACTGCACCCAGCCGTTGCGGTCCAGAGCGGCGATGATCTCGTGCTTCTCGATGTCCTCCAATGAGGCAAGTTCCGTCGGTCGCTGCACCGGCTTGTCCGTCATGTGAAAGAAAAAGGACGGAATGTCCCCGAGCTCGATGGCGTCGCCGTCCGTCATAATGGACAAGCGCTCCATGAGGTTCTCCATCTCCCGCACGTTGCCCGGCCAGTCGTAGCGCACCATGGCGTCCAGAGCCTTGGAGGTGAGCCGCAGCCGCCGGTCATACTCTTTGGAGAGCTTGTCCAGGAAATGGTTGAGCAGCGCCGGTATGTCTTCCTTGCGTTCACGGAGAGGCGGCACCAGTATGGGGAAGACGTTAAGCCGGTAATAAAGATCCTCCCGGAACCGTCCGGCCGCGACCTCAGCCTCCAGATTCTTGTTCGTGGCCGCCACGATGCGCACGTCCACCTTGCGCGTCCTGGTGGAGCCGAGCCGCTCGAATTCCCGATCCTGCAGAAAGCGCAGCAGCTTGACCTGCACATTCATGGGAATCTCGCCAATCTCATCCAGGAACACCGTCCCCTTGTTCGCCTCCTCGAAGCGGCCGGCCTTGGGATCCGACGCTCCGGTGAACGCACCCTTCTCGTGGCCGAAAAGCTCGCTTTCCAGCAGCGTTTCCGGCAGGGACGCGCAGTTGACCATGGTGAAGGTGTGGTTGGAGCGGTCGGAGAGCTCGTGGATGATCCGTGCGATGAGCGACTTGCCCGTGCCCGACTCGCCCAGAAGCAGGACCGTGGCCTTGGTGGGCGCGACCTTCTCAATGAGC contains these protein-coding regions:
- a CDS encoding radical SAM protein, translating into MTAMRTTLPNSERHPCFNKDAKGSYGRVHLPVAPRCNIKCNFCNRRYDCVNESRPGVTSAILAPAQAARYMDRVLEKEPRISVVGIAGPGDPMANQNETLETIRRLHEKHPDLLFCLSSNGLALEEKLDELAAAGVSHITVTVNAVDPAIGAKIYGWVRDGKVVYQGREGAELLLSRQLSAIKKAKGLGMIVKINTILIPGVNDEHVEDIAVTMKELGVDILNVLPVKPVEGTPFGDLEEPGGEMLRKARAAAEQHLPLMRHCRRCRADAVGLLDEDRSGELSSCLKECSTMEIPRFEARPHVAVTSHEGLLVNQHLGEAPVLQIWTEKDGTFEMIEERDAPDIGGGPKRWEALAASLKDCRALLCAAIGPTPREVLEKSGVTVVAMSGFIEQGLEAVYQGGDLSKLMHKKPSTCGTACGGSGEGC
- a CDS encoding nitrogenase component 1, yielding MTVETIERIKPEKVDYVSTTNACKACSPLGASVVFRGIEGAVPFLHGSQGCATYMRRYLISHYREPVDIASSALGEKHAIYGGGPNLKLGLINVMKKYGAEVIGVATTCLTETIGDDVPMILHEFRKEFGDLDLPTLVWVATPSYQGSHMEGFHAAVRAVCEQLPDPAVERHKGVNLLPGFVSPEDLRHLRDIFDDYGLAVTMLPDYSDTLDGPALEDYEKIPSGGTPVEAVRAMSGARATVELGAVLAGAEKTGGTALQENHGVNLHRLPMPIGLRNSDAFFAALDAISGRETPTRHVKERGRLLDAMVDGHKYISGKRAVVYGEEDLVAGLVAMLTEIGIQPVLVASGGNSGRLPAAIEEATDGILREPPKVMPGVDFYEIRNEAERLAPDLVIGNSKGYRMARDWSVPLVRVGFPVHDRFGAQRTMHLGYKGTLALFDRLVNAVIEKKQADSPLGWGYI
- the nifE gene encoding nitrogenase iron-molybdenum cofactor biosynthesis protein NifE; the encoded protein is MTQPIFEDRKNQIHVKGGAEPFDMACNRDSLAGAVSQRACVFCGSRVVLYPIADALHLVHGPIGCAAYTWDIRGAVSSGPELHRLSFSTDLRENDVVFGGEQKLYRALCELIDRHEPKAAFVYSTCIVGIIGDDMEAVCRRVEKEKGVPVIPVQSEGFKGNKREGYDAACKAMIRLAGTAPIDDISPLSINLLGDFNLAGEIWVIRDYFERMGVQTVANVTGDGRVGDIRRSHGAALNVVQCSGATLPFARMMEEEYGIPYIRVSYFGIEDMSEALYDVARFFAEKDPGIMERTKKVVSEEIRAIMPRIKELRKDLEGKKAAIYVGGAFKAFSLVKTFRHLGMQTAIVGSQTGTREDYAELEAITDPGTIIVDDSNPLELQAFIKEKDVDIFVGGVKERPIAYKLGVGFCDHNHERKECLEGFVGMVNFAEEVHRTVMSPVWRFVPRRTAGKKASLESNNIDSACSLGAPEECMKEGAI
- a CDS encoding (2Fe-2S) ferredoxin domain-containing protein, coding for MAKPTYHILMCQSFRAKGEPKGVCHKKTDGLAQYIEEEVLDRGLDALLTTTGCLKQCDDGPVIVIHPNNLWYGNVDSEEAVDAILDALEEGGVAEEYALD
- a CDS encoding radical SAM protein; the encoded protein is MTSTTAHTLSRIRLPVSALCNVQCRFCDRNLDCVFTAPDGVASETLTPREAAGYLDAILQKVEVSVEVCLSGPGEPLARPDEALATAQLVAERHPDVRISVATNGLALPGYARDLAEAGVKEVRLAVADTDPLRLGSFVAFIRTGKRSLRGEEAMQVFVSQQEKGVAEAKHHGLRVTAVVPVAPEVNKANVAEIAERLKNWGVDRIELVPFEPREKSGLGKARPATQADMDEALSAVRTVVPDAQLGDMGGDGASLLGEEEAAILLRRIKLATEADVVTDRPMPDRNRPYVAVATSDGEAVDVHLGHAEKLLVYGNDNGLVTLREARLTPPRGGGSDRWKALAEVLPDVKVLIAAGAGDNPRTILAEYGIDVRVYNDAPLQGAVLHAFGIKPKGRGKGRQ
- the nifK gene encoding nitrogenase molybdenum-iron protein subunit beta; the encoded protein is MSKLLRHTPTEVMDRKALSINPAKTCQPIGAMYAALGIHGCLPHSHGSQGCCAYHRSMLTRHYKEPVSAATSSFTEGSSVFGGQANLVQAINNIFTVYEPDVIAVHTTCLSETIGDDVPQIVDKAKKEGKVPDQKYVVSASTPSYAGSHVTGFANMVRGMIKDFAEASGTKNGKVNIIPGFVEPSDMEEIKRLAELMKVKTIVMPDTSGVLNGPLTGEYKMFPEGGVTPAELKDSANSRGTLALGEWASADGARFLDTEFKVPCNVLPLPIGLNNTDLFVDTLRRLGGVNVPESILHERGQLVDLISDYHQYFYGKKVALVGDPDQLIALTDFLVSIDMQPVHIVTGTPGKMFYKRIEEITKDAPFTPNMKEHGDMFLLHQWIKNEPVDLIMGNTYCKYIAKDEDIPHIRHGFPIIDRVGHQYFPTVGYRGAMRLLEKIVDALLSRLDRDNPVESFELVY
- the nifD gene encoding nitrogenase molybdenum-iron protein alpha chain — translated: MATKNKMVNITNKDLNDLKEELLKKYPPKVARKRAKQFMVNEATDGNPPEIQANVRTIPGIITMRGCTYAGCKGVILGPTRDIVNITHGPIGCGFYSWLTRRNQTSPQGDDDWNFMPYAFSTDMSENDIVFGGEKKLKAAIMEAYELFKPKAIAIFATCPVGLIGDDIHSVARDAKKELNEKGVDINIFGFSCEGYKGVSQSAGHHIANNQIFTHVVGLEDDVPESKYRINMLGEYNIGGDAFVIEDILERCGITINATFSGNSTYDQFARAHAADLNCIMCHRSINYVAEMMETKFGIPWIKVNFIGVDATIKSLRKIAQYFGDKELIERVEAVIAEEMPAIEEALADIRTRTEGKTAMLFVGGSRAHHYQELFREMGMKTIAAGYEFAHRDDYEGRRVLGDIKVDADSRNIEELEVEACPERYKPRKSEGELKRLEAEGFEFKDYEGLMPDMPEDTLVIDDLNQYEADELVKRIKPDIFCAGIKEKFGIQKMGIPMKQLHSYDSGGPYAGFSGAVNFYKEIDRLVNSRVWGFMKAPWEKNPELSGTFVWENN
- a CDS encoding P-II family nitrogen regulator, with protein sequence MKEIMAVIRMNMVNQTKKALSDNGVDAFFAREATGRGKGLVSRDILEGAEKGYEEAVALLGDKGRLYPKRVLTIVVPDEKVDTVVKTIMKVNITGKPGDGKIFVMPVADSVRVRTGESGNASIE
- a CDS encoding P-II family nitrogen regulator; amino-acid sequence: MFSMVRAVVRPDKDNDVLAALMDAGFPAVTKFSVAGRGKQRGIKIGEITYDEIPKTLLLCVIPDSDKDFVVKTIMEAARTGEKGAFGDGKIFITPVEEVYTISSGIKETAPGEVEEVS